From a single Solenopsis invicta isolate M01_SB chromosome 4, UNIL_Sinv_3.0, whole genome shotgun sequence genomic region:
- the LOC105200363 gene encoding uncharacterized protein LOC105200363 isoform X1, whose product MADTSQQALSEPHTNGVMDGLTEDEKSKMRPADIDADMREMERRKRVEMMMNSRIFREELERIIETQMRDGGAGPSGLLQQISDMMGAQGARFNGNVFKNSNCVLPINDIRGVESMGYAKGEKLLRCKLASVFRLLDLYGWTQGVGGQITARLNQDQEHFLVNPYGLLYHEVTASSLIKVDMQGAIVEQGTTNFGVHITSFQLHSTIHAARPDIKCIIHITTPSVTAVSSLKCGLLPIGQESIVIGEVSTHQYIGGSVEPEEREKIARNLGPINKVMLLTNRGALCCGETVEEAFFNVYNTVVACETQLKLMPAGVDNLSLISEESKKAIFEASRKPPIPQQQSSAVESSALAEKLEKRWRIGGAEFEALMRMLDNAGFRTGYIYRNPLVKGEPPRPRNDVEVPPAVSSLGYLLEEEELYKQGLWKGGRKGTDRSRWLNSPNVYQKVEILETGTPDPKKITKWVSDGSPTHSSTPVKIDGALQFVPKNTNPKEFKQLQQQIKDYRRAEKISAGPQSHILEGVSWEEAKKMQDATISGTGEQVVLVGAASKGIIQRGFQHNAMVYKTPYAKNPFDAVTDQELDQYKREVERKQKGDPYDESQSESEALSSFNISRATHESSTAKSPIQSPVSVTSETEEESRDEPRVLRIETKQVPAPSQPEVVLSDVNDATTQYLNEMRYRMTERQSSYKGDCELTSNCSSVSNESSRMYCDRRFSERPYDGPRLENVRVLMTAERKKPVLITRTKMLVNGRSQVQSNTISRDEAFVKSRYAARRKFFEDLEHRKSATNSVVLSRSKASANDEKDRSMLEQNFTDPNEKKICKTVKLLDASVKCADASTKEHVENLSGETRLNENVAMYSVAWTNIAQPSFVERINVKETRLSSRNIAFCINGDGQTEEEIGHHKRVECPTVETIASMETESPTTFSDKSNSMVDMDNEQQQRASTNTEMTLARSCSKIVQRDNSDNEKDLRSLNDLSSNNYDGRFIDRYECDEDKDVSTDKEINGDLKSTVKLKKQSVQSWIENSLCDSNWSSIAEVDSYESYCNDITKIVESIDVNIASSRTELDALPDTDTCVKYNLDSTNMSLIYSLTPPAAVDQDESGNDDTLQDLAERSSEWQSDSTRSDNDEALSDYIWIEPEMTETEYVKSTQDRRSSSDSSCAELDQPLSERHSSSGSDILELPSCTIRELKDIDGEVFLNGINESANKIIADLDTSNEVPPSYDAVEAAQQIITEIIESIYILLHLDSSIHDLSVVREIVRTLINSYQREYLLMESGDQACMSDVFTMIGNNIDNTCRLKGFLGNLSGNFDNYDNRDCEIGLYQTEGRESPAVIEFCTVAKKLPIIAVDNNALELNFRVVKVSTNEYADMSPGAHLRLFGENSIVVDRGLEIGKARGGESTAMIKSEPEMWSCERCSYCREEELIREKLTLTPISEESDDALHETVDSLKDPDDEPLCHLETNDVIEESTTANSMRKRVSLDDTYTISEVSSVVISDNDEMNDLEERCVWGDVEDPSIDCMSYSYETKEFMCLEKALAAETARNCPT is encoded by the exons ATGGCAGACACGAGCCAACAAGCATTGAGCGAGCCACACACGAACGGAGTGATGGACGGTTTAACGGAAGATGAAAAAAGCAAGATGAGACCCGCCGATATTGATGCG GATATGAGAGAAATGGAGAGGAGAAAGAGGGTCGAGATGATGATGAACTCACGAATCTTCCGGGAAGAGCTGGAACGTATAATTGAGACACAGATGAGGGACGGTGGTGCTGGACCCTCCGGTCTCCTGCAACAAATCTCTGACATGATGGGTGCACAGGGAGCCCGATTCAACGGCAATGTGTTCAAAA ATTCGAATTGCGTCTTGCCTATCAACGACATACGCGGCGTGGAAAGCATGGGATACGCCAAGGGTGAGAAATTGTTGCGGTGCAAGTTGGCATCGGTCTTCAGATTGCTCGATCTCTATGGATGGACGCAGGGCGTTGGCGGGCAGATCACCGCCCGTCTCAATCAGGATCAGGAGCACTTTTTGGTGAATCCTTACGGGCTACTCTACCACGAGGTCACCGCCTCGAGTTTGATCAAGGTGGACATGCAGGGCGCGATTGTCGAGCAGGGAACGACGAACTTCGGCGTGCACATCACCAGTTTCCAATTACACTCGACAATACACGCTGCGAGACCTGATATCAAGTGTATTATTCATATTACTACTCCGTCCGTTACCGCA GTTTCCTCCTTGAAGTGTGGTTTGTTACCAATCGGTCAGGAGAGCATAGTTATAGGCGAGGTGAGCACCCATCAGTACATAGGAGGTTCTGTCGAGCCGGAGGAACGGGAGAAAATCGCTAGAAACCTCGGGCCGATCAATAAGGTTATGCTTCTGACGAATCGTGGTGCCCTTTGCTGTGGAGAAACAGTGGAAGAGGCGTTCTTTAACGTTTACAATACCGTAGTCGCCTGCGAAACGCAGCTGAAGCTAATGCCCGCGGGCGTAGACAATCTAAGCCTTATTAGCGAGGAATCGAAAAAAGCTATATTCGAAGCGTCGCGAAAGCCACCGATCCCTCAGCAGCAGAGCTCAGCGGTAGAGTCGTCCGCTCTCGCGGAGAAACTTGAGAAACGCTGGAGAATCGGCGGCGCTGAATTCGAGGCCCTTATGAGAATGCTTGATAATGCT GGCTTCCGTACGGGCTACATATATAGAAATCCACTCGTAAAGGGAGAACCCCCGAGACCACGAAACGATGTTGAAGTTCCACCGGCCGTATCGTCCTTAGGATATCTGCTTGAAGAGGAAGAATTGTATAAGCAAGG GCTGTGGAAGGGCGGACGTAAAGGCACAGACAGATCCCGTTGGTTAAATTCGCCGAACGTTTACCAAAAGGTTGAGATCCTGGAAACTGGAACACCCGATCCGAAAAAAATCACCAAG TGGGTGTCTGATGGATCTCCTACCCATAGCAGCACACCAGTCAAGATAGACGGTGCTCTTCAGTTTGTTCCGAAAAATACCAACCCAAAGGAGTTCAAACAATTACAACAACAG ATTAAAGATTACCGACGAGCAGAGAAAATATCGGCTGGTCCGCAATCCCATATATTAGAAGGTGTATCATGGGAAGAAGCTAAGAAAATGCAG GACGCGACAATTAGTGGTACCGGAGAACAAGTAGTTTTAGTAGGGGCCGCTAGCAAGGGTATTATACAGCGTGGTTTCCAACACAATGCGATGGTGTACAAGACACCTTATGCCAAAAATCCTTTTGACGCCGTCACGGATCAAGAATTGGATCAGTACAAGAGAGAAGTCGAACGCAAACAGAAGGGAGATCCTT ACGATGAGTCACAATCAGAATCCGAGGCCTTGTCGTCCTTTAACATCAGTCGTGCGACGCATGAATCCAGCACTGCCAAGAGTCCTATTCAATCACCAGTTTCTGTTACTTCGGAAACAGAGGAGGAGAGTAGAGACG AACCCCGAGTATTGCGAATAGAAACGAAACAAGTGCCTGCGCCGAGTCAACCCGAAGTTGTGTTAAGCGATG TGAATGATGCTACTACACAGTACCTTAATGAGATGCGCTACAGAATGACTGAGCGACAAAGCAGTTACAAAGGAG ATTGCGAACTAACCAGCAATTGCAGCAGCGTGAGCAACGAGAGTTCGCGAATGTACTGCGACCGGCGGTTTTCCGAGCGTCCTTATGATGGCCCCCGTTTGGAGAACGTTAGAGTCTTGATGACCGCCGAACGAAAGAAACCTGTTCTAATCACACGTACGAAAATGCTCGTTAATGGACGAAGCCAAGTTCAATCAAACACAATCTCTCGAGACGAGGCTTTCGTCAAATCGCGCTATGCGGCAAGACGGAAATTTTTCGAAGATCTTGAACATCGAAAGAGCGCGACGAACTCGGTTGTATTGTCAAGATCGAAGGCGAGTGCAAATGATGAGAAGGACAGATCAATGCTTGAACAAAATTTCACTGATCCGAATgagaaaaaaatctgtaaaactGTAAAACTGTTGGACGCATCTGTGAAATGCGCAGATGCGAGTACGAAAGAACATGTTGAAAATCTGAGCGGTGAAACGCGTTTGAACGAAAACGTCGCGATGTATTCTGTGGCATGGACGAATATCGCGCAGCCGAGTTTCGTTGAACGTATTAATGTGAAGGAAACGAGGCTCAGTTCGCGTAATATCGCTTTCTGTATAAACGGTGACGGTCAGACAGAGGAGGAAATAGGACACCATAAAAGGGTTGAATGTCCAACGGTCGAGACGATTGCTTCCATGGAAACGGAGTCTCCAACAACTTTTAGTGATAAATCGAATTCTATGGTCGATATGGATAACGAACAACAACAGCGCGCATCGACAAACACAGAAATGACACTTGCCCGCAGCTGCTCTAAAATAGTTCAGCGTGATAACAGCGATAACGAGAAAGACTTGCGTTCGTTGAACGACTTATCTTCCAATAACTACGATGGGCGTTTCATTGATCGTTATGAATGCGATGAAGATAAAGATGTGTCGacagataaagaaataaacggCGATTTGAAATCGACGGTGAAATTGAAGAAACAAAGCGTTCAATCTTGGATCGAAAACTCCTTGTGCGATAGCAACTGGTCAAGTATCGCGGAAGTCGATTCATATGAATCATATTGCAACGATATCACAAAAATTGTTGAGAGCATCGACGTGAACATTGCCTCGTCGAGAACGGAATTGGATGCGTTGCCTGACACGGACACTTGCGTCAAGTACAATCTGGACTCGACAAATATGAGTCTCATTTACAGTCTGACTCCGCCGGCGGCCGTTGACCAGGACGAAAGCGGCAACGATGATACCTTGCAGGACTTGGCGGAACGTTCGTCGGAGTGGCAGTCCGATTCAACGAGAAGCGACAACGATGAAGCATTGAGCGATTACATATGGATAGAGCCGGAAATGACTGAGACAGAGTATGTCAAGTCTACACAAGATCGCAGATCTTCGAGCGATAGTAGTTGTGCAGAGTTAGATCAGCCCTTGTCCGAGAGGCACTCGTCAAGCGGTTCCGACATACTCGAATTACCGAGTTGTACGATTCGCGAACTGAAGGACATCGACGGCGAGGTCTTCCTCAATGGAATCAATGAATCTGCCAACAAGATCATCGCTGATCTCGATACGTCCAACGAAGTGCCGCCGTCGTACGACGCGGTGGAAGCCGCACAGCAGATTATCACCGAGATTATCGAATCCATTTACATTCTACTGCATTTAGATTCCTCTATTCACGACCTCAGCGTCGTGAGAGAAATCGTGCGCACCTTGATCAATAGTTATCAACGCGAATACTTGCTCATGGAATCTGGCGATCAAGCATGCATGTCAGATGTCTTCACGATGATCGGCAACAACATTGACAATACTTGTCGGCTTAAAGGCTTTTTAGGGAATCTGTCTGGCAACTTTGACAATTACGATAATCGAGATTGTGAAATAGGGTTATACCAAACAGAGGGTCGCGAATCTCCAGCCGTGATCGAATTTTGTACTGTGGCGAAGAAGTTGCCAATCATTGCCGTCGACAATAACGCTTTAGAATTGAACTTTCGCGTAGTCAAAGTCTCGACAAACGAATATGCGGACATGTCACCAGGTGCCCACCTTCGCCTATTCGGCGAAAACTCTATTGTCGTCGATCGCGGTCTCGAGATCGGTAAAGCTAGGGGCGGTGAAAGCACAGCGATGATAAAATCAGAGCCAGAAATGTGGTCGTGCGAACGATGCTCCTACTGCCGCGAGGAGGAATTGATAAGGGAGAAACTGACTTTGACGCCTATTAGCGAGGAGTCAGACGATGCTTTGCACGAGACCGTTGACTCTTTAAAAGATCCTGACGATGAGCCATTGTGTCACTTGGAAACCAACGATGTTATCGAAGAGAGTACGACAGCAAATTCTATGAGAAAACGTGTTTCCCTTGACGACACCTACACAATTTCCGAAGTCAGCTCCGTCGTTATTTCGGATAATGACGAAATGAATGATCTTGAAGAACGGTGCGTTTGGGGAGACGTTGAGGATCCGTCCATAGATTGCATGTCATATTCTTACGAGACCAAAGAGTTCATGTGTCTGGAAAAAGCTCTCGCGGCTGAAACAGCTCGCAACTGTCCAACGTAG
- the LOC105200363 gene encoding protein hu-li tai shao isoform X3, giving the protein MADTSQQALSEPHTNGVMDGLTEDEKSKMRPADIDADMREMERRKRVEMMMNSRIFREELERIIETQMRDGGAGPSGLLQQISDMMGAQGARFNGNVFKNSNCVLPINDIRGVESMGYAKGEKLLRCKLASVFRLLDLYGWTQGVGGQITARLNQDQEHFLVNPYGLLYHEVTASSLIKVDMQGAIVEQGTTNFGVHITSFQLHSTIHAARPDIKCIIHITTPSVTAVSSLKCGLLPIGQESIVIGEVSTHQYIGGSVEPEEREKIARNLGPINKVMLLTNRGALCCGETVEEAFFNVYNTVVACETQLKLMPAGVDNLSLISEESKKAIFEASRKPPIPQQQSSAVESSALAEKLEKRWRIGGAEFEALMRMLDNAGFRTGYIYRNPLVKGEPPRPRNDVEVPPAVSSLGYLLEEEELYKQGLWKGGRKGTDRSRWLNSPNVYQKVEILETGTPDPKKITKWVSDGSPTHSSTPVKIDGALQFVPKNTNPKEFKQLQQQIKDYRRAEKISAGPQSHILEGVSWEEAKKMQDATISGTGEQVVLVGAASKGIIQRGFQHNAMVYKTPYAKNPFDAVTDQELDQYKREVERKQKGDPYDESQSESEALSSFNISRATHESSTAKSPIQSPVSVTSETEEESRDEPRVLRIETKQVPAPSQPEVVLSDVNDATTQYLNEMRYRMTERQSSYKGGENTVNGDHSDAHHSTFSHSSKEDVSVSEESPKKEKKKKKGLRTPSFLKKKKEKKKSVEA; this is encoded by the exons ATGGCAGACACGAGCCAACAAGCATTGAGCGAGCCACACACGAACGGAGTGATGGACGGTTTAACGGAAGATGAAAAAAGCAAGATGAGACCCGCCGATATTGATGCG GATATGAGAGAAATGGAGAGGAGAAAGAGGGTCGAGATGATGATGAACTCACGAATCTTCCGGGAAGAGCTGGAACGTATAATTGAGACACAGATGAGGGACGGTGGTGCTGGACCCTCCGGTCTCCTGCAACAAATCTCTGACATGATGGGTGCACAGGGAGCCCGATTCAACGGCAATGTGTTCAAAA ATTCGAATTGCGTCTTGCCTATCAACGACATACGCGGCGTGGAAAGCATGGGATACGCCAAGGGTGAGAAATTGTTGCGGTGCAAGTTGGCATCGGTCTTCAGATTGCTCGATCTCTATGGATGGACGCAGGGCGTTGGCGGGCAGATCACCGCCCGTCTCAATCAGGATCAGGAGCACTTTTTGGTGAATCCTTACGGGCTACTCTACCACGAGGTCACCGCCTCGAGTTTGATCAAGGTGGACATGCAGGGCGCGATTGTCGAGCAGGGAACGACGAACTTCGGCGTGCACATCACCAGTTTCCAATTACACTCGACAATACACGCTGCGAGACCTGATATCAAGTGTATTATTCATATTACTACTCCGTCCGTTACCGCA GTTTCCTCCTTGAAGTGTGGTTTGTTACCAATCGGTCAGGAGAGCATAGTTATAGGCGAGGTGAGCACCCATCAGTACATAGGAGGTTCTGTCGAGCCGGAGGAACGGGAGAAAATCGCTAGAAACCTCGGGCCGATCAATAAGGTTATGCTTCTGACGAATCGTGGTGCCCTTTGCTGTGGAGAAACAGTGGAAGAGGCGTTCTTTAACGTTTACAATACCGTAGTCGCCTGCGAAACGCAGCTGAAGCTAATGCCCGCGGGCGTAGACAATCTAAGCCTTATTAGCGAGGAATCGAAAAAAGCTATATTCGAAGCGTCGCGAAAGCCACCGATCCCTCAGCAGCAGAGCTCAGCGGTAGAGTCGTCCGCTCTCGCGGAGAAACTTGAGAAACGCTGGAGAATCGGCGGCGCTGAATTCGAGGCCCTTATGAGAATGCTTGATAATGCT GGCTTCCGTACGGGCTACATATATAGAAATCCACTCGTAAAGGGAGAACCCCCGAGACCACGAAACGATGTTGAAGTTCCACCGGCCGTATCGTCCTTAGGATATCTGCTTGAAGAGGAAGAATTGTATAAGCAAGG GCTGTGGAAGGGCGGACGTAAAGGCACAGACAGATCCCGTTGGTTAAATTCGCCGAACGTTTACCAAAAGGTTGAGATCCTGGAAACTGGAACACCCGATCCGAAAAAAATCACCAAG TGGGTGTCTGATGGATCTCCTACCCATAGCAGCACACCAGTCAAGATAGACGGTGCTCTTCAGTTTGTTCCGAAAAATACCAACCCAAAGGAGTTCAAACAATTACAACAACAG ATTAAAGATTACCGACGAGCAGAGAAAATATCGGCTGGTCCGCAATCCCATATATTAGAAGGTGTATCATGGGAAGAAGCTAAGAAAATGCAG GACGCGACAATTAGTGGTACCGGAGAACAAGTAGTTTTAGTAGGGGCCGCTAGCAAGGGTATTATACAGCGTGGTTTCCAACACAATGCGATGGTGTACAAGACACCTTATGCCAAAAATCCTTTTGACGCCGTCACGGATCAAGAATTGGATCAGTACAAGAGAGAAGTCGAACGCAAACAGAAGGGAGATCCTT ACGATGAGTCACAATCAGAATCCGAGGCCTTGTCGTCCTTTAACATCAGTCGTGCGACGCATGAATCCAGCACTGCCAAGAGTCCTATTCAATCACCAGTTTCTGTTACTTCGGAAACAGAGGAGGAGAGTAGAGACG AACCCCGAGTATTGCGAATAGAAACGAAACAAGTGCCTGCGCCGAGTCAACCCGAAGTTGTGTTAAGCGATG TGAATGATGCTACTACACAGTACCTTAATGAGATGCGCTACAGAATGACTGAGCGACAAAGCAGTTACAAAGGAG
- the LOC105200363 gene encoding protein hu-li tai shao isoform X2: MADTSQQALSEPHTNGVMDGLTEDEKSKMRPADIDADMREMERRKRVEMMMNSRIFREELERIIETQMRDGGAGPSGLLQQISDMMGAQGARFNGNVFKNSNCVLPINDIRGVESMGYAKGEKLLRCKLASVFRLLDLYGWTQGVGGQITARLNQDQEHFLVNPYGLLYHEVTASSLIKVDMQGAIVEQGTTNFGVHITSFQLHSTIHAARPDIKCIIHITTPSVTAVSSLKCGLLPIGQESIVIGEVSTHQYIGGSVEPEEREKIARNLGPINKVMLLTNRGALCCGETVEEAFFNVYNTVVACETQLKLMPAGVDNLSLISEESKKAIFEASRKPPIPQQQSSAVESSALAEKLEKRWRIGGAEFEALMRMLDNAGFRTGYIYRNPLVKGEPPRPRNDVEVPPAVSSLGYLLEEEELYKQGLWKGGRKGTDRSRWLNSPNVYQKVEILETGTPDPKKITKWVSDGSPTHSSTPVKIDGALQFVPKNTNPKEFKQLQQQIKDYRRAEKISAGPQSHILEGVSWEEAKKMQDATISGTGEQVVLVGAASKGIIQRGFQHNAMVYKTPYAKNPFDAVTDQELDQYKREVERKQKGDPYDESQSESEALSSFNISRATHESSTAKSPIQSPVSVTSETEEESRDEPRVLRIETKQVPAPSQPEVVLSDVNDATTQYLNEMRYRMTERQSSYKGGENTVNGDHSDAHHSTFSHSSKEGSMSQDVSVSEESPKKEKKKKKGLRTPSFLKKKKEKKKSVEA, translated from the exons ATGGCAGACACGAGCCAACAAGCATTGAGCGAGCCACACACGAACGGAGTGATGGACGGTTTAACGGAAGATGAAAAAAGCAAGATGAGACCCGCCGATATTGATGCG GATATGAGAGAAATGGAGAGGAGAAAGAGGGTCGAGATGATGATGAACTCACGAATCTTCCGGGAAGAGCTGGAACGTATAATTGAGACACAGATGAGGGACGGTGGTGCTGGACCCTCCGGTCTCCTGCAACAAATCTCTGACATGATGGGTGCACAGGGAGCCCGATTCAACGGCAATGTGTTCAAAA ATTCGAATTGCGTCTTGCCTATCAACGACATACGCGGCGTGGAAAGCATGGGATACGCCAAGGGTGAGAAATTGTTGCGGTGCAAGTTGGCATCGGTCTTCAGATTGCTCGATCTCTATGGATGGACGCAGGGCGTTGGCGGGCAGATCACCGCCCGTCTCAATCAGGATCAGGAGCACTTTTTGGTGAATCCTTACGGGCTACTCTACCACGAGGTCACCGCCTCGAGTTTGATCAAGGTGGACATGCAGGGCGCGATTGTCGAGCAGGGAACGACGAACTTCGGCGTGCACATCACCAGTTTCCAATTACACTCGACAATACACGCTGCGAGACCTGATATCAAGTGTATTATTCATATTACTACTCCGTCCGTTACCGCA GTTTCCTCCTTGAAGTGTGGTTTGTTACCAATCGGTCAGGAGAGCATAGTTATAGGCGAGGTGAGCACCCATCAGTACATAGGAGGTTCTGTCGAGCCGGAGGAACGGGAGAAAATCGCTAGAAACCTCGGGCCGATCAATAAGGTTATGCTTCTGACGAATCGTGGTGCCCTTTGCTGTGGAGAAACAGTGGAAGAGGCGTTCTTTAACGTTTACAATACCGTAGTCGCCTGCGAAACGCAGCTGAAGCTAATGCCCGCGGGCGTAGACAATCTAAGCCTTATTAGCGAGGAATCGAAAAAAGCTATATTCGAAGCGTCGCGAAAGCCACCGATCCCTCAGCAGCAGAGCTCAGCGGTAGAGTCGTCCGCTCTCGCGGAGAAACTTGAGAAACGCTGGAGAATCGGCGGCGCTGAATTCGAGGCCCTTATGAGAATGCTTGATAATGCT GGCTTCCGTACGGGCTACATATATAGAAATCCACTCGTAAAGGGAGAACCCCCGAGACCACGAAACGATGTTGAAGTTCCACCGGCCGTATCGTCCTTAGGATATCTGCTTGAAGAGGAAGAATTGTATAAGCAAGG GCTGTGGAAGGGCGGACGTAAAGGCACAGACAGATCCCGTTGGTTAAATTCGCCGAACGTTTACCAAAAGGTTGAGATCCTGGAAACTGGAACACCCGATCCGAAAAAAATCACCAAG TGGGTGTCTGATGGATCTCCTACCCATAGCAGCACACCAGTCAAGATAGACGGTGCTCTTCAGTTTGTTCCGAAAAATACCAACCCAAAGGAGTTCAAACAATTACAACAACAG ATTAAAGATTACCGACGAGCAGAGAAAATATCGGCTGGTCCGCAATCCCATATATTAGAAGGTGTATCATGGGAAGAAGCTAAGAAAATGCAG GACGCGACAATTAGTGGTACCGGAGAACAAGTAGTTTTAGTAGGGGCCGCTAGCAAGGGTATTATACAGCGTGGTTTCCAACACAATGCGATGGTGTACAAGACACCTTATGCCAAAAATCCTTTTGACGCCGTCACGGATCAAGAATTGGATCAGTACAAGAGAGAAGTCGAACGCAAACAGAAGGGAGATCCTT ACGATGAGTCACAATCAGAATCCGAGGCCTTGTCGTCCTTTAACATCAGTCGTGCGACGCATGAATCCAGCACTGCCAAGAGTCCTATTCAATCACCAGTTTCTGTTACTTCGGAAACAGAGGAGGAGAGTAGAGACG AACCCCGAGTATTGCGAATAGAAACGAAACAAGTGCCTGCGCCGAGTCAACCCGAAGTTGTGTTAAGCGATG TGAATGATGCTACTACACAGTACCTTAATGAGATGCGCTACAGAATGACTGAGCGACAAAGCAGTTACAAAGGAG
- the LOC105200363 gene encoding protein hu-li tai shao isoform X6 produces the protein MADTSQQALSEPHTNGVMDGLTEDEKSKMRPADIDADMREMERRKRVEMMMNSRIFREELERIIETQMRDGGAGPSGLLQQISDMMGAQGARFNGNVFKNSNCVLPINDIRGVESMGYAKGEKLLRCKLASVFRLLDLYGWTQGVGGQITARLNQDQEHFLVNPYGLLYHEVTASSLIKVDMQGAIVEQGTTNFGVHITSFQLHSTIHAARPDIKCIIHITTPSVTAVSSLKCGLLPIGQESIVIGEVSTHQYIGGSVEPEEREKIARNLGPINKVMLLTNRGALCCGETVEEAFFNVYNTVVACETQLKLMPAGVDNLSLISEESKKAIFEASRKPPIPQQQSSAVESSALAEKLEKRWRIGGAEFEALMRMLDNAGFRTGYIYRNPLVKGEPPRPRNDVEVPPAVSSLGYLLEEEELYKQGLWKGGRKGTDRSRWLNSPNVYQKVEILETGTPDPKKITKWVSDGSPTHSSTPVKIDGALQFVPKNTNPKEFKQLQQQIKDYRRAEKISAGPQSHILEGVSWEEAKKMQDATISGTGEQVVLVGAASKGIIQRGFQHNAMVYKTPYAKNPFDAVTDQELDQYKREVERKQKGDPYDESQSESEALSSFNISRATHESSTAKSPIQSPVSVTSETEEESRDEPRVLRIETKQVPAPSQPEVVLSDVNDATTQYLNEMRYRMTERQSSYKGGENTVNGDHSDAHHSTFSHSSKETLPQAKASRKK, from the exons ATGGCAGACACGAGCCAACAAGCATTGAGCGAGCCACACACGAACGGAGTGATGGACGGTTTAACGGAAGATGAAAAAAGCAAGATGAGACCCGCCGATATTGATGCG GATATGAGAGAAATGGAGAGGAGAAAGAGGGTCGAGATGATGATGAACTCACGAATCTTCCGGGAAGAGCTGGAACGTATAATTGAGACACAGATGAGGGACGGTGGTGCTGGACCCTCCGGTCTCCTGCAACAAATCTCTGACATGATGGGTGCACAGGGAGCCCGATTCAACGGCAATGTGTTCAAAA ATTCGAATTGCGTCTTGCCTATCAACGACATACGCGGCGTGGAAAGCATGGGATACGCCAAGGGTGAGAAATTGTTGCGGTGCAAGTTGGCATCGGTCTTCAGATTGCTCGATCTCTATGGATGGACGCAGGGCGTTGGCGGGCAGATCACCGCCCGTCTCAATCAGGATCAGGAGCACTTTTTGGTGAATCCTTACGGGCTACTCTACCACGAGGTCACCGCCTCGAGTTTGATCAAGGTGGACATGCAGGGCGCGATTGTCGAGCAGGGAACGACGAACTTCGGCGTGCACATCACCAGTTTCCAATTACACTCGACAATACACGCTGCGAGACCTGATATCAAGTGTATTATTCATATTACTACTCCGTCCGTTACCGCA GTTTCCTCCTTGAAGTGTGGTTTGTTACCAATCGGTCAGGAGAGCATAGTTATAGGCGAGGTGAGCACCCATCAGTACATAGGAGGTTCTGTCGAGCCGGAGGAACGGGAGAAAATCGCTAGAAACCTCGGGCCGATCAATAAGGTTATGCTTCTGACGAATCGTGGTGCCCTTTGCTGTGGAGAAACAGTGGAAGAGGCGTTCTTTAACGTTTACAATACCGTAGTCGCCTGCGAAACGCAGCTGAAGCTAATGCCCGCGGGCGTAGACAATCTAAGCCTTATTAGCGAGGAATCGAAAAAAGCTATATTCGAAGCGTCGCGAAAGCCACCGATCCCTCAGCAGCAGAGCTCAGCGGTAGAGTCGTCCGCTCTCGCGGAGAAACTTGAGAAACGCTGGAGAATCGGCGGCGCTGAATTCGAGGCCCTTATGAGAATGCTTGATAATGCT GGCTTCCGTACGGGCTACATATATAGAAATCCACTCGTAAAGGGAGAACCCCCGAGACCACGAAACGATGTTGAAGTTCCACCGGCCGTATCGTCCTTAGGATATCTGCTTGAAGAGGAAGAATTGTATAAGCAAGG GCTGTGGAAGGGCGGACGTAAAGGCACAGACAGATCCCGTTGGTTAAATTCGCCGAACGTTTACCAAAAGGTTGAGATCCTGGAAACTGGAACACCCGATCCGAAAAAAATCACCAAG TGGGTGTCTGATGGATCTCCTACCCATAGCAGCACACCAGTCAAGATAGACGGTGCTCTTCAGTTTGTTCCGAAAAATACCAACCCAAAGGAGTTCAAACAATTACAACAACAG ATTAAAGATTACCGACGAGCAGAGAAAATATCGGCTGGTCCGCAATCCCATATATTAGAAGGTGTATCATGGGAAGAAGCTAAGAAAATGCAG GACGCGACAATTAGTGGTACCGGAGAACAAGTAGTTTTAGTAGGGGCCGCTAGCAAGGGTATTATACAGCGTGGTTTCCAACACAATGCGATGGTGTACAAGACACCTTATGCCAAAAATCCTTTTGACGCCGTCACGGATCAAGAATTGGATCAGTACAAGAGAGAAGTCGAACGCAAACAGAAGGGAGATCCTT ACGATGAGTCACAATCAGAATCCGAGGCCTTGTCGTCCTTTAACATCAGTCGTGCGACGCATGAATCCAGCACTGCCAAGAGTCCTATTCAATCACCAGTTTCTGTTACTTCGGAAACAGAGGAGGAGAGTAGAGACG AACCCCGAGTATTGCGAATAGAAACGAAACAAGTGCCTGCGCCGAGTCAACCCGAAGTTGTGTTAAGCGATG TGAATGATGCTACTACACAGTACCTTAATGAGATGCGCTACAGAATGACTGAGCGACAAAGCAGTTACAAAGGAG